Proteins found in one Lutimonas zeaxanthinifaciens genomic segment:
- the hppD gene encoding 4-hydroxyphenylpyruvate dioxygenase: MSELKKADNFNYGLEKIFPEAEDFLPLLGTDYVEFYVGNAKQAAHFYKTALGFQSLAYAGLETGLRDRTSYVVVQDKIRLVFTTPFPGSSADFMFDHLKKHGDGVKVIALWVDDATKSWEETTKRGAKSYFEPVTEKDEHGEVIRSGIHTYGDTVHVFVERKNYNGTFLPKFEPWESHYNPTPVGLKYIDHMVGNVDWGEMNKWAKFYNEVMGFANLITFDDKDISTEYTALMSKVMTNGNGRIKFPINEPAEGKKKSQIEEYIDFYQGAGCQHIAVATDDIVFTVSEMKKRGIEFLYVPGTYYDTVGERVGEIAESIDLLKQHGIMVDRDDEGYLLQIFTKPLTDRPTLFFEIIQRKGAQSFGKGNFKALFESIEAEQARRGTL, from the coding sequence ATGAGTGAGTTAAAAAAAGCTGACAATTTTAATTACGGATTGGAAAAAATATTTCCGGAAGCAGAAGACTTTCTGCCATTACTGGGAACTGATTATGTTGAATTTTATGTAGGAAATGCAAAACAGGCGGCTCACTTTTACAAAACTGCCCTGGGTTTCCAGTCTTTGGCCTATGCCGGGCTCGAAACGGGACTGAGAGACAGAACTTCATATGTTGTGGTTCAGGATAAGATCCGATTGGTTTTTACAACACCTTTTCCAGGTTCAAGCGCTGATTTTATGTTTGACCATCTTAAAAAGCACGGTGACGGAGTAAAAGTTATCGCCTTATGGGTGGATGATGCGACAAAATCCTGGGAAGAAACTACAAAAAGAGGAGCAAAATCATATTTTGAACCTGTTACCGAAAAGGATGAACACGGTGAGGTTATTAGATCCGGTATACATACTTATGGAGATACAGTTCATGTTTTTGTTGAAAGAAAGAACTACAACGGAACCTTTTTGCCAAAATTCGAACCTTGGGAATCGCATTATAACCCAACTCCAGTGGGATTGAAATATATCGATCACATGGTTGGGAATGTTGATTGGGGTGAGATGAATAAATGGGCTAAATTTTACAATGAAGTCATGGGTTTTGCCAATTTGATCACCTTTGATGACAAAGATATTTCTACGGAATATACCGCTTTGATGAGCAAGGTTATGACCAATGGCAACGGGAGGATTAAGTTTCCAATTAATGAACCTGCAGAAGGGAAGAAAAAATCTCAGATCGAGGAGTATATAGATTTTTATCAAGGTGCGGGATGCCAGCATATTGCGGTGGCAACAGATGATATTGTTTTTACGGTCAGCGAAATGAAGAAACGCGGAATTGAATTTTTATATGTACCCGGAACCTATTACGATACGGTTGGAGAAAGAGTGGGGGAAATAGCGGAGAGTATAGACCTGCTAAAGCAGCATGGAATCATGGTTGATCGAGATGATGAAGGTTATTTACTTCAGATATTTACGAAGCCGCTAACAGATCGTCCAACCTTGTTTTTTGAGATCATTCAGAGAAAGGGGGCCCAGTCTTTTGGGAAAGGTAATTTTAAAGCCTTATTCGAGTCGATTGAAGCGGAACAGGCAAGGCGCGGAACATTATAG
- a CDS encoding bestrophin family ion channel — translation MNKYITIINKRTYISLLIAIAVLFVSFTFEFSYDIDLTLLSIAIIFPLVFNIRGSFRRREKALEHLSQFRSSLKTLSYYFICAPGLTEEDKEEAARILVEISDKTMVHLEENEHTTKNLDESINKVFLFVTSKDTLISKGLKDKIWKYLNDLHESIENLHAINTHRTPVSLKAYCEFFIYIFPLIYAPAILFRVGMDADKWVTIFIVLFSEFILISLYNIQDQMEYPFDNVGLDDIHLSMFKIDR, via the coding sequence ATGAATAAATATATAACCATAATTAACAAAAGAACATACATCTCGCTTCTTATAGCAATTGCTGTGCTTTTTGTGTCTTTTACTTTTGAGTTCTCATATGACATCGATCTGACCTTATTGAGTATTGCTATTATTTTTCCGTTGGTTTTTAATATTCGCGGATCCTTCAGGCGACGTGAAAAGGCTCTGGAGCATTTAAGTCAATTCAGAAGTTCCCTAAAAACCTTATCCTATTATTTTATTTGTGCCCCGGGATTAACCGAGGAAGACAAAGAAGAAGCAGCCAGGATACTTGTCGAGATCAGTGATAAAACAATGGTCCATTTGGAGGAAAATGAGCATACCACCAAAAATCTTGATGAGAGTATCAATAAGGTTTTTCTGTTCGTTACTTCCAAAGATACATTAATTTCCAAAGGGTTAAAAGATAAAATCTGGAAGTATTTGAATGATCTGCACGAATCCATTGAAAATTTGCATGCCATCAATACCCATAGAACACCCGTTAGTCTTAAGGCCTACTGTGAATTTTTCATTTATATTTTCCCTTTGATCTATGCCCCTGCAATACTTTTCAGGGTCGGTATGGATGCAGACAAATGGGTTACCATATTTATCGTGCTCTTCAGTGAATTTATATTGATCTCACTGTATAATATTCAGGATCAGATGGAATATCCTTTTGATAATGTAGGCCTCGATGACATCCATTTGTCGATGTTTAAAATTGACAGGTAG
- a CDS encoding metallophosphoesterase, which translates to MKIKVKITISFLLFICIVSLGFRSNAGFISDELFRNYDFSGTNSLYVKIDSGLKIHWITQVQDNGYFELSRRDKGVITKGFTESSRVHSVNLRTKLKQDLILKFGGENEGMHEVVLKKPETDLKTVYKNINSIYVVGDVHGRYPELINLLQKSKVIDKDLSWIAGEAHLVFLGDLFDRGAQVTKVLWFIYQLEDQAKAAGGKVHLVLGNHEIMTMTKDLRYLNTKEKNIAIGHKVTYDQMFHPQNSLLGLWLSGKPSVLKIDQFIFAHGGIVDLGTFTLNSFNEAVNYYMKDPMYLELTREFPDSTKYDVERWYRMRDFFYYENGPYWYRGYVLQDTLDVQLDAMLKKYKSKVHIVAHTTRKTITKKYDGKLLTTDLDDAATELLFIKRKKRSAETFKIDSNGLVSPLE; encoded by the coding sequence ATGAAAATTAAAGTAAAAATAACTATTTCATTTCTGTTGTTCATTTGTATTGTATCTCTTGGATTTCGTTCAAATGCCGGTTTTATCTCTGATGAATTGTTTCGAAATTATGATTTTAGCGGTACCAATTCGTTGTATGTGAAAATTGACAGCGGACTTAAGATTCATTGGATAACCCAAGTACAGGATAATGGTTATTTTGAATTGAGCAGAAGAGACAAAGGGGTTATTACCAAAGGATTTACCGAATCCTCCAGGGTTCATTCGGTTAACTTGAGAACTAAACTTAAGCAAGATTTGATTTTAAAATTTGGAGGAGAGAATGAAGGCATGCACGAAGTAGTTCTTAAAAAGCCTGAAACCGACTTAAAAACGGTTTACAAAAATATTAATTCGATCTATGTGGTTGGCGATGTCCATGGCAGGTATCCCGAGTTGATCAATCTATTACAAAAATCGAAAGTGATTGATAAAGATCTGTCCTGGATAGCGGGAGAGGCGCATTTGGTTTTTTTGGGCGATCTTTTTGATCGAGGGGCGCAGGTAACTAAAGTGCTTTGGTTTATTTATCAACTCGAAGATCAGGCGAAAGCTGCAGGAGGCAAGGTTCATTTGGTTTTAGGAAATCACGAGATTATGACCATGACCAAAGATCTGAGGTATCTCAATACCAAAGAGAAAAACATAGCCATTGGACATAAAGTGACTTATGATCAAATGTTCCATCCACAGAATTCTTTATTAGGTTTGTGGCTCAGCGGTAAGCCGTCTGTCCTGAAAATAGATCAGTTCATTTTTGCTCACGGAGGAATTGTTGATCTGGGAACTTTCACTTTAAATTCATTTAATGAAGCGGTTAACTATTATATGAAAGATCCGATGTACCTGGAATTAACCAGGGAATTTCCGGATAGTACTAAGTATGATGTTGAACGCTGGTACCGAATGCGGGATTTCTTTTATTATGAAAACGGACCTTATTGGTACAGAGGTTACGTATTGCAGGATACGCTGGATGTTCAACTCGATGCCATGTTAAAAAAATACAAGTCTAAGGTGCATATTGTTGCTCATACTACGCGTAAAACCATCACTAAGAAATACGATGGAAAGTTGCTGACAACGGATTTGGATGATGCGGCAACAGAATTACTTTTCATTAAAAGAAAAAAAAGAAGTGCAGAAACCTTTAAAATTGACAGTAACGGCTTGGTTTCTCCCCTGGAATAA
- a CDS encoding YifB family Mg chelatase-like AAA ATPase gives MLTKVYGSAVVGVHGVLVTVEVNIDRGIAYHLVGLPDSAIRESGYRISAAIKNSGFKFPGKKITVNMAPADLKKEGASYDLTIALGVMAASGQISSERLNDFVIMGELSLDGSINSINGVLPISLMAKRKGFKGFILPYDNGLEASLVKELEIYPLRNLKQVIHFLKGKESFEPFRNKLDKVQKKDLIDSDLDFADVKGQSLVKRSMEVAAAGGHNLILIGPPGGGKTMMAKRMATILPPMNRKEMLETTKIHSVAGRIKGQKGLIWKRPFRAPHHTITKVGLAGGGVNPKPGEISLAHNGVLFMDELSEFKGRVLEVMRQPLEDRELTISRAKIAVTYPSSFMLLASMNPGQNGYFIDYENPETYSPLKTKRYLGKISGPLLDRIDMHIEVKPVPFEKLSDHRRGEGSKSIRERVIKAREIQTRRFLKYGQVEYNAQMTVSQIREYCELNEESKKLLKTAMQTLNLSARAYDRILKVSRTIADLDGADSIFSDHITEAIQYRGLDREGWMG, from the coding sequence ATGCTGACTAAAGTTTACGGAAGTGCCGTGGTGGGAGTTCATGGTGTTTTGGTTACCGTTGAGGTTAATATTGACAGGGGAATTGCCTATCATCTTGTGGGTTTGCCGGACAGCGCGATTCGAGAGAGTGGATACAGAATTTCAGCAGCCATCAAGAATTCTGGATTTAAATTTCCTGGTAAAAAGATTACGGTTAATATGGCTCCTGCTGATCTGAAAAAAGAAGGTGCTTCCTATGATTTAACCATTGCTTTGGGAGTCATGGCTGCTTCCGGACAAATAAGTTCAGAACGATTGAACGATTTTGTAATTATGGGGGAATTGTCATTGGACGGAAGCATCAATTCAATAAATGGAGTCCTGCCAATTTCTTTAATGGCCAAGAGGAAAGGGTTTAAAGGTTTCATTCTTCCCTATGATAATGGTTTAGAGGCTTCATTGGTGAAAGAACTCGAGATTTATCCTTTGAGAAATCTAAAACAGGTAATTCATTTTTTAAAGGGAAAGGAGTCTTTTGAGCCTTTTCGAAATAAGCTTGACAAGGTTCAGAAAAAGGATCTGATTGATTCAGATCTTGATTTTGCAGACGTCAAAGGGCAGTCTTTGGTAAAACGAAGTATGGAGGTTGCCGCCGCAGGTGGCCACAATTTAATACTGATTGGTCCACCGGGCGGAGGAAAGACCATGATGGCAAAACGTATGGCAACCATTTTACCACCAATGAACCGTAAGGAAATGCTGGAAACAACTAAAATTCATTCCGTTGCAGGCAGAATTAAAGGGCAAAAAGGTTTGATATGGAAACGTCCCTTCAGAGCCCCTCATCATACGATCACCAAAGTAGGATTAGCGGGAGGAGGAGTTAACCCCAAACCAGGGGAAATATCTTTGGCACATAACGGAGTGCTTTTTATGGATGAATTGTCTGAGTTTAAAGGGAGAGTACTGGAGGTGATGCGTCAGCCACTTGAAGACAGAGAACTCACTATTTCAAGGGCGAAAATTGCCGTGACATATCCAAGCAGCTTTATGTTGTTAGCCAGCATGAATCCAGGTCAAAATGGTTACTTTATTGATTATGAAAATCCTGAAACATATTCTCCTCTTAAAACAAAACGATATTTAGGTAAAATTTCAGGGCCATTATTGGATAGAATTGACATGCATATTGAGGTCAAACCGGTTCCTTTTGAAAAGCTTTCCGATCACAGGAGAGGGGAAGGAAGTAAAAGTATTCGGGAACGTGTTATCAAGGCAAGGGAAATTCAAACCCGAAGATTTTTAAAGTATGGTCAAGTTGAATATAATGCCCAAATGACTGTTAGTCAAATTCGCGAATATTGTGAATTAAATGAAGAATCAAAAAAACTTTTAAAAACCGCTATGCAAACCTTAAACCTGTCTGCCAGGGCTTACGATCGAATTTTGAAAGTTTCCAGGACCATAGCGGACCTTGATGGGGCTGATTCTATTTTTTCAGACCATATCACGGAAGCTATACAGTACAGAGGTCTGGACAGAGAAGGGTGGATGGGATGA
- a CDS encoding luciferase family protein — MINISNHNRIHLLLGLMILLVFTSCSGDDSQMTKSNGDTNASNLDAVNINMATNDMVPEEITVVEIPQRTITRPETTAGIPHVQIGVEPVSEVNDELIRRVFSIPGIENRTSVVGGSHGMWLKEQIVVFEPMFIGGREFGHIHDDGSLHIFLEPSRSFEAVEKGWAVYHPFAQEGREGWDGFVMLYTPQSMDELDWTFQLIVDGFNYVTGQNVLATDYY; from the coding sequence TTGATAAACATATCAAACCATAACAGAATCCATTTATTACTTGGATTAATGATTTTGTTGGTATTTACCTCATGCAGTGGAGATGATTCTCAAATGACAAAGAGCAATGGGGACACAAATGCTTCAAATCTTGATGCTGTAAACATTAATATGGCAACTAATGATATGGTTCCGGAGGAAATTACTGTTGTAGAGATTCCCCAAAGAACCATAACTCGTCCAGAAACTACTGCGGGTATACCGCACGTTCAGATTGGCGTTGAGCCGGTATCTGAAGTCAATGATGAATTAATTCGAAGGGTTTTTTCCATACCTGGAATTGAAAATCGTACTTCTGTTGTAGGAGGATCACATGGTATGTGGTTAAAAGAACAGATTGTCGTGTTTGAACCCATGTTTATCGGGGGTAGAGAATTTGGCCATATACATGATGACGGGAGCCTACACATCTTCCTGGAACCCTCTCGTAGTTTTGAAGCAGTCGAAAAAGGTTGGGCTGTTTATCATCCTTTTGCTCAAGAAGGCAGAGAAGGTTGGGATGGTTTTGTAATGCTTTACACGCCTCAGTCAATGGATGAACTTGATTGGACGTTTCAACTTATTGTTGACGGGTTCAATTATGTAACCGGGCAAAATGTGCTTGCTACTGACTATTATTAA
- a CDS encoding MBL fold metallo-hydrolase — MKITIWGCRGSMPSPGPDKLFFGGNTSCVQIEHNSTCLILDGGSGIIRLGRNLPNNIKKVNILLTHLHLDHIMGLGYFSPLYDPNCQVNIWGPSGSLESFISKLMRYFSPPLFPVRLKELPADIQINEIENTTFKIDDFNIISEYICHPGPTVGYRCEIDDFIVSYMPDHELLLGSSNFPLSAEWCSGYNIAKDADLLFHDAQYDKKEYARRIGWGHSSINDAIVFGNLANVKKMVLFHHDPTKSDEQLETMFNENVQNENLDFEVVMAKENDIFFI, encoded by the coding sequence ATGAAAATAACAATCTGGGGCTGCCGGGGTTCTATGCCATCTCCAGGGCCTGATAAATTATTTTTCGGTGGAAACACCTCTTGTGTTCAAATTGAGCATAATAGCACCTGTTTAATTCTGGATGGTGGATCGGGTATTATCCGTTTGGGAAGAAACCTTCCTAATAATATTAAAAAAGTTAATATTCTTTTAACTCATCTCCATTTGGATCACATCATGGGACTCGGATATTTTTCTCCTCTCTATGACCCAAATTGCCAGGTAAACATATGGGGGCCTTCCGGTTCTTTGGAAAGTTTCATCAGCAAATTAATGCGCTATTTTTCACCCCCTCTTTTTCCTGTTCGATTAAAAGAGTTACCTGCGGATATACAGATAAATGAAATTGAAAATACAACCTTTAAAATTGACGATTTTAATATCATATCGGAATACATATGTCATCCCGGCCCGACGGTAGGCTATCGATGTGAAATTGATGATTTCATCGTTTCTTATATGCCCGATCATGAACTTTTGTTGGGCTCAAGTAACTTTCCACTTTCTGCTGAATGGTGCAGTGGTTATAATATTGCCAAAGACGCTGATTTACTTTTTCATGATGCGCAGTATGATAAAAAGGAATATGCTCGTAGAATTGGATGGGGGCACAGCTCTATCAATGACGCCATTGTGTTTGGAAATCTCGCCAATGTAAAAAAAATGGTTCTTTTTCATCACGACCCAACAAAATCAGACGAACAGCTGGAAACGATGTTCAATGAAAATGTTCAAAATGAAAACCTGGATTTTGAGGTTGTAATGGCGAAAGAAAATGATATATTCTTCATCTGA
- a CDS encoding PAS domain-containing protein has protein sequence MQSREIEVILSRQLADSLSTPVFIVDTTGNLIFYNESAEKLLGLRYEETGTMPVAEWSSIFTPRDDEGNIIPPEDLPLVKTLSKQEPAHGEFWIESLKGKNHKISVTSFPIMGRPHRFMGGIAIFWKTKGE, from the coding sequence ATGCAATCCAGAGAAATTGAGGTCATATTAAGCCGTCAACTGGCAGATTCATTATCGACTCCTGTTTTTATAGTGGATACGACTGGAAACCTTATATTTTACAACGAATCGGCTGAAAAATTACTCGGGTTGAGATATGAAGAAACGGGCACCATGCCGGTCGCTGAATGGTCTTCTATTTTTACACCACGAGATGATGAGGGAAATATAATTCCACCAGAAGATCTACCCCTGGTTAAAACACTTTCAAAACAAGAGCCTGCGCACGGGGAATTCTGGATCGAGAGTCTTAAAGGTAAAAATCATAAAATATCCGTTACCTCTTTCCCAATTATGGGACGCCCCCATCGATTTATGGGAGGAATAGCTATATTTTGGAAAACAAAAGGAGAATGA
- a CDS encoding cyclase family protein has translation MNFNKLLLAILFLSLTGCLKDKKQHVHQPNKEQNTSEKIKIIDLSHDYSRETVYWVTAKEFELDTVFMGETDKGYYYAANNFSTAEHGGTHIDAPIHFAKGGQTVDEIPLERLIGKGIKVDVSAHALSDTDYLIRIDDFLNWEKENNRTIPENAIVLLQTGHSEYYPQKEKYLGTDQRGNEAVALLHFPGLSPEAAKWLVQERKINAIGIDTPSIDYGQSKNFQSHVILLSQNIPAFENLTNLDQLPNTDFEIIALPMKIKGGSGAPLRIIALIKD, from the coding sequence ATGAATTTTAACAAGCTACTTCTCGCAATTTTATTCTTGAGCCTGACAGGCTGTTTGAAGGATAAAAAACAGCACGTTCACCAACCAAATAAGGAACAAAATACTTCTGAGAAAATTAAAATAATTGACTTGTCCCATGATTATTCCAGGGAAACGGTTTATTGGGTAACTGCTAAAGAATTTGAACTTGACACGGTTTTTATGGGTGAAACTGATAAAGGTTATTACTATGCTGCCAATAATTTTAGCACAGCCGAACATGGAGGCACGCATATTGACGCTCCTATCCATTTCGCTAAAGGAGGTCAAACCGTTGATGAAATACCCTTAGAAAGGCTTATTGGGAAGGGAATAAAAGTAGATGTTTCTGCTCATGCCTTAAGTGATACGGATTATCTGATCAGAATTGATGATTTCCTGAATTGGGAAAAAGAAAATAACAGAACCATTCCTGAAAACGCAATCGTCCTTCTACAAACTGGCCATTCAGAGTACTATCCTCAAAAAGAGAAATATCTGGGTACGGATCAAAGAGGAAATGAGGCCGTTGCTCTTTTACATTTTCCGGGACTCTCTCCCGAAGCTGCCAAATGGCTTGTTCAAGAAAGAAAAATTAATGCCATAGGAATTGATACGCCCAGTATCGATTATGGCCAATCAAAGAATTTTCAGAGTCACGTCATCCTACTCTCTCAAAACATTCCTGCCTTTGAAAATTTGACCAACCTGGACCAACTACCCAATACTGATTTTGAGATCATCGCACTTCCCATGAAAATAAAGGGAGGAAGCGGAGCTCCCCTCAGAATCATCGCTCTGATAAAAGACTGA
- a CDS encoding metallophosphoesterase: MVNSILNKSFSKAKRVTFSRDAKIVFFSDLHKGDNSYADDFRRNMEIYYHAMELYFDKGFTYIELGDGIELWENISFRPIYETYKDVFELLKRFYERKRLYLLWGNHDMEFRDPIILEKVMRTFFTPKNIADKDAVFDLEYHEGLVLEFENTNRSIFAIHGHQADYMNYKHWKFNRFFVRYFWKYLQKWFGISDPTSPAKNFKGLVRVERKLNQWILKNNQQMIICGHTHRPRFPDPGDIPLFNDGSCVHPDSIIGIEIENFSISLVKWHYKDKKKGNQTEKLITQTILEGPVSLEKFL; the protein is encoded by the coding sequence ATGGTTAATTCAATACTAAATAAATCCTTTTCAAAAGCCAAAAGAGTTACTTTTTCTCGAGATGCAAAAATCGTATTCTTCAGTGATTTGCATAAGGGGGATAATAGTTATGCTGATGATTTTAGAAGAAATATGGAAATTTATTATCATGCCATGGAATTGTATTTTGACAAGGGTTTTACCTATATCGAGTTGGGAGATGGTATAGAGCTATGGGAAAATATTTCATTCAGGCCTATTTACGAAACCTACAAGGATGTTTTTGAGCTGTTGAAAAGGTTTTATGAAAGAAAGAGGTTATACCTTCTTTGGGGTAATCATGACATGGAATTTCGCGATCCGATTATTTTGGAAAAGGTCATGCGAACTTTTTTTACACCCAAAAATATAGCCGATAAAGATGCAGTTTTTGATCTTGAGTACCATGAAGGCCTTGTATTGGAATTTGAAAATACAAACCGGTCCATTTTTGCCATACACGGACACCAGGCAGATTATATGAATTACAAACATTGGAAGTTCAATCGATTTTTTGTCAGGTACTTTTGGAAGTACCTTCAAAAATGGTTTGGAATAAGTGATCCTACTAGTCCCGCGAAGAATTTTAAAGGCCTTGTCCGGGTAGAAAGAAAATTAAATCAATGGATTCTAAAGAACAATCAGCAAATGATTATCTGCGGGCATACCCACAGGCCAAGATTTCCTGACCCGGGAGATATTCCCTTATTCAATGATGGCAGCTGCGTTCATCCTGATTCTATCATCGGTATCGAAATTGAGAATTTTTCCATTTCCCTTGTAAAATGGCACTACAAAGACAAAAAAAAGGGTAACCAAACAGAAAAGTTAATTACTCAAACAATTTTAGAAGGACCAGTTTCACTGGAAAAGTTTCTTTAA
- a CDS encoding toxin-antitoxin system YwqK family antitoxin, with protein MKNIIFGIVLSGILLIGCTQKNTRIERSKFSIKNGVLLLDNEKYTGIAYENYTNGSLKSEWTLLNGIEHGPSTTYYDNGQVKEKTMWKDGEMHGKYEKFYDDGKQLIKGSYKYNFKDDYFETYHKNGNVWRKGYYENGQLEGAIEEFYENGKLKVLITWKNDKKEGPYEEYFDTGQLKTSGYYKNDLKDGTFETYSENGKLLERLVFERGKPE; from the coding sequence ATGAAAAATATAATATTCGGTATTGTTTTAAGTGGTATTCTGTTGATAGGTTGCACGCAAAAGAATACAAGGATAGAACGATCCAAATTCAGCATCAAAAACGGAGTACTGTTATTGGATAACGAAAAATACACGGGTATCGCTTACGAAAATTACACAAATGGCAGCCTCAAAAGTGAATGGACCTTGTTGAATGGAATTGAGCACGGGCCAAGCACTACCTATTATGACAACGGGCAGGTTAAAGAAAAAACCATGTGGAAAGATGGAGAGATGCATGGGAAATATGAAAAATTCTATGATGATGGGAAACAGCTTATAAAAGGCTCCTACAAGTATAACTTTAAAGATGACTATTTTGAAACCTATCATAAAAATGGTAACGTTTGGCGTAAAGGATATTATGAAAATGGCCAACTAGAGGGTGCGATTGAAGAGTTTTACGAAAACGGAAAATTAAAAGTCCTGATAACCTGGAAAAATGATAAGAAAGAAGGCCCATATGAAGAATATTTTGACACAGGTCAGCTCAAGACTTCAGGATATTACAAAAATGACTTGAAAGACGGGACTTTTGAAACCTATTCTGAAAACGGAAAGCTTTTGGAAAGGCTGGTTTTTGAACGAGGAAAACCTGAATAA
- a CDS encoding dipeptidase, producing the protein MLIFDAHLDLSMNALEWNRDLRWNIGDIRKSEARLTDKPDRGLNTVTFEEMRKGNIGICVATQIARYVKKGSSLPGWNSPQQAWAQTQGQLAWYKEMEKDGQLRSIKNLKDLEEHLKVWNNSPSESPIGYILSLEGADSIITPDYLQITWEQGLRAIGPAHYGPGTYAHGTDSIGGIGQKGKDLLKMISKLGLILDATHLCDQSFWETMDYHEGPVWASHNNCRKFVNHNRQFADDQILELINRKAVIGIALDAWMMVPNWIRGESTPESMNVTLDLMINNIDHICQLAGNADHVGIGTDLDGAFGKEQCPSDLDTIADLQKIPEKLKTRGYSETDIEKILSGNFLNFLKRNWS; encoded by the coding sequence ATGTTGATTTTCGACGCACATCTTGACTTATCAATGAATGCCCTGGAATGGAACAGGGATCTGAGATGGAATATTGGTGATATCAGAAAAAGTGAAGCACGTTTGACAGACAAACCTGACAGAGGTTTAAATACGGTCACTTTTGAAGAAATGAGAAAAGGCAACATAGGTATCTGCGTGGCAACTCAGATTGCCAGGTATGTTAAGAAAGGTAGCTCCTTGCCTGGCTGGAATTCACCTCAACAGGCCTGGGCTCAAACGCAGGGCCAGCTTGCCTGGTATAAGGAAATGGAGAAAGACGGACAGTTAAGATCCATTAAAAATCTGAAGGATCTTGAAGAACATTTAAAAGTTTGGAACAATTCTCCCTCAGAATCACCTATCGGATATATTCTTAGCCTTGAAGGAGCTGATTCAATTATCACCCCCGACTATCTTCAAATAACCTGGGAACAAGGACTTAGAGCTATTGGACCGGCACATTACGGCCCGGGAACCTATGCCCATGGTACGGATTCCATTGGAGGAATAGGACAAAAGGGAAAGGATTTACTTAAAATGATTTCTAAACTCGGACTGATTCTGGATGCAACTCATTTATGTGACCAAAGCTTTTGGGAAACCATGGATTACCATGAAGGCCCGGTATGGGCGAGTCATAATAACTGCAGAAAATTCGTAAATCACAACAGACAATTTGCTGATGACCAAATTCTTGAGCTGATCAATCGGAAGGCAGTAATAGGGATAGCTCTTGATGCCTGGATGATGGTTCCGAACTGGATAAGGGGTGAATCGACCCCTGAATCAATGAATGTGACCCTTGATCTCATGATCAATAATATTGACCATATTTGTCAACTTGCAGGAAATGCGGATCATGTGGGTATAGGAACAGATTTGGACGGAGCATTCGGAAAGGAACAGTGTCCTTCAGATCTTGACACCATTGCAGATCTTCAAAAAATTCCTGAAAAACTCAAAACCAGAGGTTACAGCGAAACCGATATTGAAAAAATTTTAAGCGGTAATTTTTTGAACTTTCTAAAAAGAAACTGGAGTTGA